A region of Desulfuromonas thiophila DNA encodes the following proteins:
- the polA gene encoding DNA polymerase I: MADRVDHLYLIDGSSYIYRAYYAIRHLSTSRGLPCNAVLGFTKMLLKVLREQQPAYLAVVFDARGPTFRTELYPAYKANRAAMPEDLVPQIPLIKQMVRALNLPQIEQQGFEADDLIATLTRRQLVLGGAVTIVSSDKDLMQLVGPQVRMLDTMKDRVIGPAEVAERFGGAERVVEVQALAGDSSDNVPGVPGIGEKTARELIDRFGTLEQLLARCDEVSGVKRRENLRNYADQARLSRQLVTLVDTVPLADLPADLRPGEPDRPALAALLRELEFQQLYEDFGLALSSPAAAAGDYRCVTDAVELKALVAQLRAAGGFALDTETTSLVPRQAELVGLSFAVAAGQAWYVPVGHCGADAAVQLPRAQVLAALRPLLEDDRLNKVGQNLKYDVQVLRGAGIELRGIQADTLLQSYLLFPAARSHGLDALALEHCDHQMIRYEEVVGSGKAQKPFAAVSLDEASRYAAEDADFTWRLYQKFDPLLQAELRRLFEQVEMPLLHELIDMEWHGMAIDCDHLAALSAEFQQQIDALQQQIHQLAGTAFNLNSPKQLGEVLFETLALPHGKKTKTGWSTAVDVLTGLADAHPIVALILEYRSLAKLKGTYSDSLPRLVDPASGRIHSSFNQAVTATGRLSSSEPNLQNIPIRSEAGRRIRQAFIAPPGHLLLAADYSQIELRVMAHLADEPHLQHSFATDEDIHRRTASELFGVFPELVSDEQRRRAKTINFGVLYGMGAFSLARELGIPTGEAKRYIDSYFARYPAVLRFIEQQKQLAAAQGYVTTLLGRRCAVADIHSKNGQVRSQAERNAVNYPVQGSAADIIKVAMVGVGRVLRQQGLKSRMVLQVHDELLFEVPLAEREAVEALVRQQMEQAVALRVPLRVDLGWGRNWSEAH; encoded by the coding sequence ATGGCCGACCGTGTCGACCATCTGTATCTGATCGACGGTTCCTCCTACATCTACCGCGCCTACTACGCCATCCGTCATTTGTCGACTTCGCGCGGGCTGCCCTGCAATGCCGTGCTGGGGTTCACCAAGATGCTGCTCAAGGTGCTGCGCGAACAGCAGCCCGCGTATCTGGCAGTGGTGTTCGATGCCCGGGGGCCAACCTTTCGTACGGAACTGTACCCCGCCTACAAGGCCAACCGAGCCGCCATGCCGGAGGATCTGGTGCCGCAGATCCCGCTGATCAAGCAGATGGTGCGCGCCCTGAACCTGCCGCAGATCGAGCAACAGGGCTTCGAGGCCGATGATCTCATCGCCACCCTGACCCGCCGCCAACTGGTGCTTGGCGGAGCGGTGACCATTGTCAGCAGCGACAAGGATCTGATGCAGCTGGTTGGGCCGCAGGTGCGCATGCTCGATACCATGAAGGACCGGGTTATCGGTCCGGCCGAGGTGGCCGAGCGCTTTGGCGGGGCTGAGCGGGTTGTCGAGGTGCAGGCCCTGGCCGGCGACAGCTCGGACAATGTGCCGGGTGTGCCCGGTATCGGTGAAAAGACCGCCCGCGAGCTGATCGACCGTTTTGGTACCCTGGAGCAGCTGCTGGCTCGTTGTGACGAGGTCAGTGGCGTCAAGCGGCGCGAGAATCTCAGAAATTACGCCGACCAGGCGCGACTTTCGCGCCAGCTGGTCACCCTGGTCGATACGGTGCCCCTGGCGGACCTGCCCGCCGACCTGCGGCCGGGCGAGCCGGATCGTCCCGCGTTGGCGGCGCTGCTGCGCGAGTTGGAATTCCAGCAGCTCTACGAGGACTTCGGGCTGGCGCTGTCATCGCCCGCTGCTGCCGCCGGGGATTATCGCTGCGTGACCGATGCCGTCGAGCTGAAGGCGCTGGTGGCGCAGTTGCGCGCGGCCGGAGGATTTGCCCTGGATACCGAAACCACCTCCCTGGTGCCGCGCCAGGCCGAGCTGGTTGGCCTGTCCTTTGCCGTAGCCGCCGGTCAGGCCTGGTATGTGCCGGTCGGCCACTGTGGCGCCGATGCTGCCGTCCAGTTGCCACGGGCCCAGGTGCTGGCGGCGTTACGGCCGCTGCTGGAGGATGACCGCCTGAACAAGGTTGGCCAGAACCTGAAATACGACGTCCAGGTGCTGCGCGGTGCTGGTATTGAACTGCGCGGCATACAGGCCGATACCCTGCTGCAGTCGTATCTGCTGTTCCCGGCGGCCCGTTCCCACGGTTTGGATGCCCTGGCGCTGGAACACTGCGATCATCAGATGATTCGCTACGAGGAGGTGGTCGGCAGTGGCAAGGCGCAGAAGCCCTTCGCCGCCGTGTCCCTGGATGAAGCCAGTCGCTATGCCGCCGAGGATGCTGATTTTACCTGGCGGCTGTACCAGAAGTTCGACCCGCTGTTGCAGGCGGAGTTGCGTCGCCTGTTCGAGCAGGTCGAAATGCCGCTGCTGCACGAGCTGATCGACATGGAATGGCATGGCATGGCCATCGACTGTGACCATCTGGCGGCCTTAAGTGCCGAATTTCAGCAGCAGATTGACGCTCTGCAGCAGCAGATTCATCAGCTGGCCGGCACGGCCTTCAATCTCAATTCACCCAAGCAACTTGGTGAAGTGCTGTTTGAAACCCTGGCGTTGCCGCATGGCAAAAAGACCAAGACCGGTTGGTCGACGGCCGTTGATGTGCTCACTGGCCTGGCTGACGCCCATCCCATCGTTGCTCTCATCCTTGAATATCGTTCTCTGGCCAAGCTCAAGGGGACCTACAGCGACAGTCTGCCGCGGCTAGTTGACCCTGCCAGTGGCCGGATTCATTCCAGTTTCAATCAGGCCGTTACCGCCACCGGCCGGCTATCGTCGAGCGAGCCGAATCTGCAGAACATCCCCATCCGCAGCGAGGCCGGCCGTCGCATCCGCCAGGCCTTCATCGCGCCGCCGGGTCATCTGCTGCTGGCCGCCGATTATTCACAGATTGAGCTGCGGGTGATGGCGCATCTGGCCGATGAGCCGCACCTGCAGCACAGCTTTGCCACCGATGAGGATATTCACCGCCGTACCGCCAGCGAGCTGTTTGGCGTTTTTCCTGAACTGGTCAGTGACGAACAGCGCCGCCGGGCCAAAACCATCAATTTCGGCGTGCTCTACGGCATGGGTGCCTTCAGCCTGGCGCGGGAGCTGGGCATTCCAACCGGTGAGGCCAAGCGCTATATCGACAGCTATTTCGCCCGCTATCCGGCGGTGCTGCGTTTTATCGAACAACAGAAGCAGTTGGCCGCGGCACAGGGCTATGTCACCACGCTGCTTGGCCGACGCTGTGCCGTTGCCGACATCCACAGCAAAAATGGTCAGGTGCGCAGTCAGGCCGAACGCAACGCCGTCAACTATCCGGTGCAGGGTTCGGCTGCTGATATCATCAAGGTGGCCATGGTGGGTGTCGGACGGGTGCTGCGTCAGCAAGGGCTGAAAAGTCGCATGGTGTTGCAGGTGCACGACGAACTGCTGTTCGAGGTGCCGTTGGCCGAGCGCGAGGCGGTCGAGGCTCTGGTGCGTCAGCAGATGGAACAGGCTGTCGCATTGCGGGTGCCACTGCGGGTCGATCTTGGCTGGGGTCGCAACTGGAGCGAGGCCCACTGA
- a CDS encoding sensor histidine kinase — protein sequence MPPQPARPDLRNSLIFRVIGMNILLLTVGIGVFTVFHYQRDRQNMLAVTTDGAEILMATIENAVFNSKCRGDAQKLQNTLEFIARSPSLRGVRIFNPHSGRIANSSRPDEIDQVVAADALALYRSGRSSALFQHDNEEVLSIVRPITSRTLCQDCHGTQEQVLGVLNLNYSMQSTAVRLAQSSRCFSLSMVFITLLLSAGVSFILLRYVRRPIQTLSYRMAQVEAGEKNVRMEPKSTDEIGYLMRSFNSMVSRLEAAQTELEQYHFRQMEQADRLAAIGEMATGMAHEIKNPLAGISGAVTVLADDLPVGDPRRQVVADILGQIDRLNKTATDLLHFGRPGQPQCSYVQLNEVVCETLFFVAQHPEACNVRQELALQSDLPPIWADRKQIQQVVLNIIINALQAMPDGGSLRLASELKCEQDQRCYVRLTIADTGVGLDVAQLERIFTPFYTTKTRGTGLGLAICRQLVKQNDGRISLVSAPGEGTSFTLSFPAAAPPEPAKEEESA from the coding sequence ATGCCGCCGCAACCCGCTCGACCGGATCTGCGCAACAGCCTGATTTTCCGTGTCATCGGTATGAACATTCTGCTGCTGACCGTCGGCATTGGCGTTTTTACCGTCTTTCACTATCAGCGTGATCGCCAGAACATGCTGGCCGTGACCACCGATGGTGCCGAGATTCTGATGGCAACCATTGAAAACGCTGTATTCAACTCCAAATGCCGGGGTGATGCCCAGAAGCTGCAGAACACGCTGGAATTCATCGCCCGCAGTCCCAGTCTGCGCGGCGTGCGCATCTTCAATCCGCATAGTGGCCGCATTGCCAACTCCTCCCGGCCGGATGAAATCGACCAGGTGGTGGCCGCCGACGCCCTCGCCCTTTACCGCAGCGGTCGGAGTTCGGCCCTGTTCCAGCACGACAACGAGGAGGTGCTGAGCATCGTCCGGCCCATCACCAGCCGCACCCTGTGTCAGGATTGCCACGGCACCCAGGAACAGGTTCTCGGGGTTCTCAATCTCAACTATTCCATGCAGAGCACCGCGGTGCGCCTGGCCCAGTCGTCGCGCTGTTTCAGCCTGTCGATGGTGTTCATCACCTTGCTGCTGTCGGCCGGGGTGTCGTTTATTCTGTTGCGCTATGTCCGCCGGCCGATTCAGACGCTGAGCTATCGTATGGCCCAGGTCGAGGCGGGTGAAAAAAATGTGCGTATGGAGCCGAAATCAACGGATGAAATTGGCTATCTGATGCGCAGTTTCAACTCTATGGTCAGCCGTCTGGAAGCGGCCCAGACGGAACTGGAGCAGTATCATTTCCGCCAGATGGAACAGGCCGATCGCCTGGCGGCCATTGGTGAGATGGCCACCGGCATGGCCCATGAAATCAAGAATCCGCTGGCGGGCATCAGTGGTGCGGTGACCGTGCTGGCCGACGACCTGCCGGTGGGTGATCCGCGGCGTCAGGTGGTGGCTGACATCCTTGGACAGATCGATCGCCTCAACAAAACGGCCACCGATCTGCTGCATTTTGGCCGACCGGGCCAGCCGCAATGCAGTTATGTTCAGCTCAATGAGGTGGTTTGCGAAACCCTCTTCTTTGTTGCCCAGCATCCCGAGGCCTGCAATGTGCGCCAGGAACTGGCTCTGCAGTCCGATCTGCCGCCGATCTGGGCCGATCGCAAGCAGATCCAGCAGGTGGTGCTCAACATCATCATCAACGCGCTGCAGGCCATGCCCGATGGCGGTTCTCTGCGTTTGGCGAGCGAACTTAAGTGTGAACAGGACCAGCGCTGTTATGTTCGGCTGACCATTGCCGATACGGGTGTCGGTCTGGATGTGGCGCAGCTCGAACGGATTTTCACGCCTTTTTATACCACCAAAACCCGGGGTACCGGTCTGGGACTGGCCATCTGTCGCCAGCTGGTGAAGCAGAACGATGGCCGCATCAGCCTGGTCAGTGCGCCCGGCGAAGGCACCAGTTTTACCCTGTCCTTTCCGGCGGCAGCGCCGCCAGAACCTGCCAAGGAAGAAGAATCCGCATGA
- a CDS encoding TonB-dependent receptor plug domain-containing protein — translation MSLFHHSPAALPQHKPLRALLLTVVVVVTLAGNAAAEPRQQLAELIVSASRSPQPLQEAAQTVTILERADLERLPGGSLFDALEQVSGVDLRQRGPFGQQADVAIRGGSFEQTLILINGIPQVNPQTGHHNLDLPLQLADIERIEIVKGPSARLYGANAMAGAINIVTRASKGPAWRADLSAGDHDALNAQGQARWQLGNWHHRLGAGHLYSSGHRHDEPTGFNSKVINYQAQGELAGQEMQALLALSERDYGASRYYFDDPQQKERSRNARALLAAELYGERLHWRPTLSLNRHEDRYRYAYNGRWFSNDSTSHNLTPGLQGSLESALGQSSFGYSGDWQQIRSSSLGDHQRHLHNLFFNQRYALGDRLQLGGGLHALYSRRWGWQSWPGAEISLAINRQWHWFAAVGGSFRIPTYTEMYYQTPNHRGDADLKPEEATTWETGLRWQDQHRQAHLSLFRRDSDNLIDWAQAPGETLWQVRNVAHSRNWGVESGLTWQQPWPLLPWLVQLELNYSWLHSDFSSNGLETKYSRDQLRHQLHTGLQLQWLPPLSQRLQLRYERRFGGEDALLVDSRLRWQFDRHWSCHLDVTDLFDQKGHESGFVERPGRWLLVGISWQS, via the coding sequence ATGTCCCTGTTCCATCATTCACCTGCTGCCCTGCCCCAGCACAAGCCCTTGAGGGCATTGCTCCTCACGGTTGTCGTGGTTGTGACGCTTGCGGGTAACGCTGCGGCCGAACCGCGGCAACAGCTGGCGGAGCTCATCGTCAGCGCCAGCCGCAGCCCCCAGCCCCTGCAGGAAGCCGCTCAGACCGTGACCATCCTTGAACGGGCCGATCTGGAACGGCTGCCCGGCGGCAGCCTGTTCGACGCCCTGGAACAAGTCAGCGGCGTCGACCTGCGCCAGCGCGGCCCCTTTGGGCAGCAGGCGGATGTCGCCATTCGCGGCGGCAGCTTCGAACAGACTCTGATTCTGATTAATGGCATTCCGCAGGTCAACCCCCAGACCGGCCACCATAACCTCGATTTGCCCCTGCAGCTGGCCGATATCGAACGCATCGAGATTGTCAAGGGTCCCAGCGCCCGCCTTTATGGCGCCAACGCCATGGCCGGAGCCATCAACATCGTCACCCGCGCCAGCAAGGGCCCAGCCTGGCGTGCCGACCTCAGCGCTGGCGATCACGACGCCCTCAACGCCCAGGGGCAGGCGCGTTGGCAGCTGGGCAACTGGCATCACCGCCTTGGCGCCGGGCACCTGTACAGTTCCGGACACCGCCACGACGAACCAACAGGCTTCAACAGCAAGGTGATCAACTATCAGGCCCAGGGGGAACTGGCCGGCCAGGAAATGCAGGCCTTGCTGGCCCTGAGCGAGCGGGATTACGGCGCCAGCCGCTACTATTTCGACGATCCGCAGCAGAAGGAACGCAGTCGCAACGCCCGCGCCCTGCTGGCCGCCGAGTTGTACGGCGAACGACTGCACTGGCGGCCGACGCTGAGCCTCAACCGCCACGAGGACCGCTACCGTTATGCCTACAACGGCCGCTGGTTCAGCAATGACAGCACCAGCCACAACCTGACACCGGGCCTGCAGGGCTCGCTGGAATCCGCCCTGGGGCAGAGCAGTTTCGGCTACAGCGGCGACTGGCAGCAAATCCGCAGCAGCAGCCTGGGCGACCACCAGCGCCACCTGCATAACCTGTTTTTCAATCAGCGCTACGCCCTGGGCGATCGTCTGCAACTCGGAGGCGGACTCCATGCCCTTTACAGCCGGCGCTGGGGCTGGCAGAGCTGGCCGGGTGCCGAGATCAGTCTGGCCATCAACCGGCAGTGGCACTGGTTCGCTGCCGTCGGCGGCAGCTTCCGCATTCCGACCTACACCGAAATGTACTACCAGACCCCCAACCACCGGGGCGATGCCGACCTGAAACCGGAAGAGGCAACCACCTGGGAAACGGGTCTGCGCTGGCAGGACCAGCACCGTCAGGCCCATTTAAGCCTGTTCCGGCGTGACAGCGACAACCTGATCGACTGGGCCCAGGCCCCCGGAGAAACCCTCTGGCAGGTGCGCAATGTCGCCCACAGCCGCAACTGGGGTGTTGAAAGCGGCCTGACCTGGCAACAGCCCTGGCCGCTGCTGCCCTGGCTGGTTCAGCTTGAGCTGAACTACAGCTGGCTCCACAGTGATTTCAGCAGCAACGGTCTGGAAACCAAGTACAGTCGTGATCAGCTGCGTCATCAGTTGCACACCGGCCTGCAACTGCAGTGGTTGCCCCCGCTCAGCCAGCGGCTACAGCTGCGCTACGAACGTCGTTTCGGCGGCGAGGACGCCCTGCTGGTCGATAGCCGCCTGCGCTGGCAATTCGATCGTCACTGGTCCTGCCATCTCGACGTCACCGACCTGTTTGACCAGAAAGGTCATGAAAGTGGCTTTGTCGAGCGACCCGGCCGCTGGCTGCTGGTCGGCATCAGCTGGCAATCCTGA
- a CDS encoding homocysteine S-methyltransferase family protein, producing the protein MSDFRQALREQVLILDGAMGTMLQARGLKAGDCPERMNLLQPGVVRGVHQEYAEAGAQIIVTNTFGGNRVKLAHYELADQLYDINARAVELARQGLGARPGFVAASIGPTGRFVEPVGDAGFDEMVEIFAEQVRPLVAAGVDVLSCETFLDIRELKAAVLACRACCDLPVIAMLTFDDGGRTVLGTPPQAAAVTLEGLQVDLVGSNCGLGIEGMVEVLRQMRTVCSLPLIAQANAGLPVLRNGETLFPASPQEMTACHDELIRLGVRVIGGCCGTTPAHIRAMRQALEGRDLQWQAPARRGLLSSRTEVVAFGGDAPCALIGERINPTGKKQYSAELREGKTAYIRSAAQQQTAAGAHLLDVNCGAPGADEPLALERAVYAISGISTLPLVLDSSDLQALERGLKAADGKVLINSVNGEEKSLATVLPLAKRYGAAVIGLALDEEGIPATADKRRAIAEKILARAEAVGLPRCDVVIDCLALTVSAQPDQALETLRAIRQLRQQGVATALGVSNISFGLPQRPLISSTFFAMALEAGLSAAIINPCEARMMEAYRSARVLLQQDAQAADYIAAYAGLAPPTTAAAETPAPVGILARLGEAVLQGDAEGVVALVEQALAEGHAVMAISNEGLLPGLEEVGRRFGDNRIFLPQVLRSAETMQRAFGRLKQEMRGEALASRGRILMATVEGDIHDIGKNIVCTLLENHGFEVIDLGKNVAAGRIVEQALAHQVDAVGLSALMTTTLQQMQVTIDALRAASVRVFTMVGGAVVTQDYADSIGADLYAVDAMEAVDKIKVLLRRDPPTV; encoded by the coding sequence ATGAGTGATTTTCGCCAGGCACTGCGCGAGCAGGTGCTGATTCTGGACGGTGCCATGGGTACCATGCTGCAGGCGCGCGGACTTAAGGCCGGCGACTGCCCTGAGCGGATGAATCTGCTGCAGCCCGGCGTGGTTCGTGGTGTGCATCAGGAGTATGCCGAAGCCGGCGCCCAGATTATCGTCACCAACACCTTCGGTGGCAACCGTGTCAAGCTGGCGCATTATGAACTGGCCGATCAGCTGTACGATATCAACGCCCGCGCCGTTGAGCTGGCCCGTCAGGGACTGGGCGCGCGGCCGGGTTTTGTCGCTGCCAGCATCGGTCCCACCGGCCGCTTTGTCGAGCCGGTGGGGGATGCCGGTTTTGATGAGATGGTCGAGATTTTCGCCGAGCAGGTGCGGCCGCTGGTGGCTGCCGGGGTCGATGTGCTTAGTTGCGAAACCTTTCTCGATATCCGCGAACTCAAGGCGGCCGTGCTGGCCTGCCGGGCTTGCTGCGATCTGCCGGTGATCGCCATGCTGACCTTCGACGATGGTGGTCGTACCGTGCTGGGCACACCGCCCCAGGCCGCCGCCGTCACCCTCGAAGGGTTGCAGGTCGATCTGGTCGGCAGCAACTGCGGTCTGGGTATCGAGGGCATGGTCGAGGTGCTGCGCCAGATGCGGACTGTCTGCAGCCTGCCGCTCATTGCCCAGGCCAATGCCGGCCTGCCGGTGCTGCGTAACGGCGAAACCCTTTTTCCGGCCTCGCCGCAGGAAATGACCGCCTGCCATGATGAACTGATCCGGCTGGGGGTGCGCGTGATCGGTGGCTGCTGTGGCACCACGCCGGCCCATATCCGGGCCATGCGCCAGGCCCTTGAGGGTCGCGATCTGCAATGGCAGGCGCCGGCGCGGCGTGGTTTGCTGTCGAGCCGTACCGAGGTGGTGGCCTTTGGCGGTGATGCGCCCTGCGCTCTCATCGGCGAACGCATCAATCCGACCGGCAAGAAGCAGTACAGTGCCGAACTGCGCGAGGGCAAGACTGCCTATATCCGCAGCGCCGCCCAGCAGCAGACGGCGGCTGGCGCCCATCTGCTTGATGTTAACTGCGGTGCGCCGGGCGCCGACGAGCCTCTGGCGCTGGAGCGGGCTGTCTATGCCATCAGTGGTATCAGCACCCTGCCACTGGTGCTTGATTCCTCTGATCTGCAGGCGCTCGAACGTGGACTGAAGGCTGCCGACGGCAAGGTGCTGATCAATTCGGTCAATGGCGAGGAAAAGAGTCTGGCGACGGTGTTGCCGCTGGCGAAACGCTACGGTGCTGCCGTCATCGGCCTGGCGCTGGACGAGGAGGGCATCCCGGCTACGGCGGACAAACGCCGGGCCATTGCCGAGAAGATTCTCGCTCGCGCCGAGGCGGTTGGCCTGCCGCGCTGTGATGTGGTGATCGATTGCCTGGCCCTGACCGTGTCGGCCCAGCCCGATCAGGCACTGGAGACGCTGCGCGCCATCCGCCAGCTGCGCCAGCAGGGCGTGGCCACGGCTCTAGGGGTCAGCAATATCTCCTTTGGTCTGCCGCAGCGACCGTTGATTTCATCGACCTTTTTTGCCATGGCGCTGGAAGCGGGACTGAGCGCGGCCATCATCAATCCGTGCGAGGCGCGCATGATGGAGGCCTACCGCAGCGCCCGGGTACTACTGCAGCAGGACGCCCAGGCCGCCGACTACATTGCCGCCTATGCTGGCCTGGCGCCACCGACCACGGCAGCGGCGGAGACGCCGGCACCGGTCGGGATTCTGGCCCGCCTGGGCGAGGCCGTGCTGCAGGGTGATGCCGAGGGCGTGGTGGCGCTGGTGGAACAGGCCCTGGCCGAGGGCCATGCGGTGATGGCCATCAGTAACGAAGGGTTGCTGCCGGGATTGGAAGAGGTCGGTCGCCGGTTTGGCGACAACCGCATCTTTCTGCCGCAGGTGCTGCGCAGCGCCGAGACCATGCAGCGTGCTTTTGGCCGGCTGAAGCAGGAGATGCGCGGCGAGGCCCTGGCCAGTCGCGGTCGGATTCTGATGGCGACCGTGGAAGGCGATATTCATGACATCGGCAAGAATATCGTCTGCACCCTGCTGGAGAATCACGGTTTCGAGGTCATCGATCTGGGCAAGAACGTGGCGGCGGGCCGCATCGTGGAGCAGGCGCTGGCCCATCAGGTGGACGCGGTCGGCCTGTCGGCGCTGATGACCACCACCCTGCAGCAGATGCAGGTGACCATTGACGCCCTGCGTGCCGCCAGTGTGCGGGTGTTCACCATGGTGGGTGGCGCCGTGGTAACCCAGGATTACGCCGACAGTATCGGTGCTGATCTCTATGCGGTCGATGCCATGGAAGCCGTCGACAAGATCAAGGTGCTGCTGCGGCGCGATCCGCCGACGGTCTGA
- a CDS encoding sigma-54-dependent transcriptional regulator, with protein sequence MNSARILVVDDEHLIRWSLEQSLKKQGYRVRTAASGEEALDAVRRESPDLVLLDIQLPGIDGLETLERLREGDGDISVIMITAQGVLETAVRAMQLGACDYINKPFNLDELAVVIRKALETRALQKEVEHLRTEKKRAQSNARIVAESEHMARVLDMVGKIARSDAITVLIQGESGTGKELVARALHDDSARKDQPFMAINCAAVPETLLESELMGHEKGAFTDAKMLKKGLFELASGGTVFLDEIGDMPLGMQAKLLRVLEERCFRRIGGTKNIHVDIRIVAATNKDLLKAIEEGSFRKDLYYRIQVIPIYLPPLRDRRDDILPLAQYFIGHFNREFGKSFKGLSKKAQQYLLGYDWPGNIRELRNVLERAVILEGGDLLEIEPLPREGADSPGENSPALGAFNLPPEGVDIEVVERELIQQALLLCQGNQSQAARKLHLGIDAFRYRMKKFGLL encoded by the coding sequence ATGAATTCGGCCCGTATATTGGTTGTAGATGATGAACACCTGATTCGCTGGTCCCTGGAGCAGAGCCTGAAGAAACAGGGCTACCGGGTGCGCACAGCGGCGTCGGGCGAGGAGGCGCTGGACGCGGTTCGGCGCGAATCGCCGGATCTGGTGTTGCTCGACATCCAGCTGCCTGGTATCGACGGTCTGGAAACGCTCGAACGGCTGCGCGAAGGCGACGGTGATATCAGCGTCATCATGATCACGGCCCAGGGTGTGCTGGAAACGGCGGTGCGGGCCATGCAGCTGGGTGCCTGTGACTACATCAACAAACCGTTTAACCTCGATGAGCTGGCAGTAGTCATCCGTAAGGCGCTGGAAACCCGCGCGCTGCAGAAGGAGGTGGAACATCTACGGACAGAGAAAAAGCGGGCCCAGAGCAACGCGCGTATCGTGGCGGAAAGTGAGCACATGGCGCGGGTACTGGATATGGTCGGCAAAATCGCCCGTAGTGACGCCATTACCGTGTTGATCCAGGGTGAAAGTGGCACCGGCAAGGAGCTGGTGGCCCGCGCCCTGCACGATGACAGCGCCCGTAAGGATCAGCCGTTCATGGCCATCAACTGTGCCGCCGTGCCGGAAACCCTGCTGGAGAGCGAGCTGATGGGTCACGAGAAGGGCGCCTTCACCGATGCCAAGATGCTCAAAAAGGGTCTGTTTGAGTTGGCCAGCGGTGGCACGGTGTTTCTTGACGAGATCGGCGACATGCCCCTGGGCATGCAGGCCAAGCTGTTGCGGGTGCTGGAGGAACGCTGCTTTCGTCGGATCGGCGGCACCAAGAATATCCACGTCGATATCCGCATCGTTGCCGCCACCAACAAGGATCTGCTCAAGGCTATCGAGGAGGGCAGCTTTCGCAAGGATCTGTATTATCGCATTCAGGTCATTCCCATCTATCTGCCGCCGTTGCGCGACCGCCGCGACGATATCCTGCCGCTGGCACAGTACTTCATTGGCCATTTCAACCGCGAATTCGGCAAGAGCTTCAAGGGCCTGAGCAAAAAAGCCCAGCAGTACCTGTTGGGGTACGATTGGCCGGGCAATATCCGTGAATTGCGCAACGTGCTTGAACGGGCGGTCATTCTTGAAGGTGGTGACCTGCTGGAGATCGAACCCCTGCCGCGCGAGGGCGCCGACAGCCCTGGCGAGAATTCGCCGGCCCTTGGCGCCTTCAATCTGCCGCCGGAGGGGGTCGATATCGAGGTGGTCGAGCGCGAACTCATCCAGCAGGCCCTGCTCCTGTGTCAGGGCAATCAGTCGCAGGCCGCGCGCAAGCTGCATCTGGGCATCGACGCCTTCCGTTACCGCATGAAGAAATTTGGCCTGCTGTGA
- a CDS encoding NAD(P)-dependent oxidoreductase, with translation MGRYRLYYRRNHREPSGAKGGEHMIKEIGFIGLGTVGKSMARNLLKGNYQLTVYDSRKGTVEELVAQGAKGASTAIEAARGKDMVIAVLPDEKGLRQAFFAEEGFLAGIDPGTILCDMGTHSLELTKELEKHAAQRKIQFVDAPVWGTKEHAAHGLLTILVGGDNAVVSRCREVLSYVGLNILHVGGVGDATRMKFVVTLMQSHLMEALAESLVFGERLGFSNDQIMEVLDAGGVASPLLHKKGRSVARGDFSRNLALKYVYEGLRKVKEAADITGTRLPAMESVLDVYGEAMADGRGEEDFSAVIKVLKK, from the coding sequence ATTGGCCGATATCGGTTATACTATCGCCGGAACCACAGAGAGCCATCAGGCGCTAAAGGAGGGGAGCACATGATCAAGGAAATCGGCTTTATCGGTCTCGGCACGGTCGGCAAATCCATGGCGCGTAATCTGCTCAAGGGCAATTACCAGCTGACCGTGTACGACAGCCGCAAGGGAACGGTTGAGGAACTGGTGGCTCAGGGCGCCAAGGGGGCAAGCACCGCCATTGAGGCCGCTCGGGGCAAGGACATGGTCATTGCCGTGCTGCCGGATGAAAAGGGCTTGCGTCAGGCGTTCTTCGCCGAAGAGGGCTTTCTGGCCGGTATTGATCCTGGCACCATTCTGTGTGATATGGGAACCCATTCGCTGGAGTTGACCAAGGAACTGGAAAAGCACGCGGCCCAGCGCAAAATCCAGTTTGTCGACGCGCCGGTGTGGGGCACCAAGGAGCACGCCGCCCACGGCTTGCTGACCATTCTGGTAGGTGGCGATAATGCCGTGGTCAGCCGCTGTCGCGAGGTGCTGTCCTATGTTGGCCTTAATATTCTGCATGTCGGCGGTGTCGGCGATGCCACCCGGATGAAGTTTGTCGTCACTCTGATGCAGTCGCATCTGATGGAGGCTCTGGCCGAGAGTCTGGTATTCGGCGAGCGGCTGGGATTCAGCAACGATCAGATCATGGAGGTGCTTGATGCCGGCGGCGTGGCCTCGCCGTTGCTGCACAAGAAGGGCCGCTCCGTCGCGCGGGGTGATTTCAGCCGTAACCTGGCGCTGAAGTATGTTTACGAGGGCCTGCGCAAGGTGAAGGAGGCGGCCGATATCACCGGCACCCGTTTGCCGGCGATGGAATCGGTGCTGGATGTTTACGGCGAAGCCATGGCTGACGGCCGGGGTGAAGAGGATTTCTCCGCTGTCATCAAGGTGCTGAAAAAATAG